In one Musa acuminata AAA Group cultivar baxijiao chromosome BXJ2-5, Cavendish_Baxijiao_AAA, whole genome shotgun sequence genomic region, the following are encoded:
- the LOC103972948 gene encoding pentatricopeptide repeat-containing protein At2g29760, chloroplastic-like gives MFIASTKVVPRLTEPSSLRACLLTIPAFQSTQQPSPHGPSHYILLLDQCTTLPQLKQIQAPLATTGLHSNPFLLGKLIETLTIRLHHHQHTLPYALLLFSHSQQPPNLFAWNTLIRGLSLSPAPHHALLLFATMLQTPFAVPDTYSYAFALRAAARLQSHRATKAIHCLVIASGCQSSNHAINSLMHAYASCCDVASMRKLFDTVPSWDVVAWNVMISGYVHNSLPNDALKLLGRMSSASVAPTDVTVITALSACSQMKDLCLGKQMHGCVHKRTMQFEKEIKLCTALVDMYARCGRLEPAKQVFDEMRAKDVGVWNALLGGYVHNGCFIKALQFYVELQESGLTPDEPTLVSALSACGHAGMLDLGKSIHFYIEERFPRFDVVLGTALIEMYSKCGCIEGSQEVFDKMAKKDAVAWSSMIRCLAVHGHTRHALALFVSMQGSDVRPDGVTFVAVLCACSHAGLVEEGLGYFKSMQRDFGIVPRVEHYGCVIDLLSRAGRPREALQLMCSIEGKVNAVVWRSLLSACRVNLDVELAEIVVRNLMELRSDHCGDYVLLSNTYAAKRMWDDARRVRREMKERQIRKNPAFSLIGSSC, from the coding sequence ATGTTCATTGCATCCACCAAAGTTGTTCCCAGACTAACAGAACCTTCATCACTCAGGGCCTGTCTTCTTACAATTCCAGCATTCCAATCTACTCAACAACCTTCTCCCCATGGCCCCAGCCACTACATTTTGCTCCTAGACCAGTGCACTACTCTCCCCCAACTCAAACAAATTCAAGCTCCCCTTGCTACCACAGGCCTCCATTCTAACCCTTTCCTCTTGGGCAAGCTAATAGAGACCCTCACAATTAGACTCCACCACCACCAGCACACACTTCCCTACGCCTTGCTCCTCTTCTCTCACTCCCAGCAACCTCCCAATCTCTTCGCCTGGAACACCCTCATCAGAGGCCTCTCACTCAGTCCCGCACCTCATCATGCCCTTCTTCTGTTTGCTACAATGCTCCAAACACCTTTCGCGGTGCCCGACACTTACAGCTACGCCTTCGCGCTCAGAGCGGCCGCTCGCTTGCAGTCTCACCGGGCCACGAAAGCTATCCATTGCCTTGTTATAGCGAGTGGGTGCCAGTCTAGCAACCACGCTATCAACTCTTTGATGCATGCGTACGCTTCCTGCTGCGACGTGGCCTCCATGAGAAAGCTGTTCGACACGGTTCCCTCCTGGGATGTTGTTGCATGGAACGTGATGATCAGTGGCTACGTTCACAACAGCCTCCCGAACGATGCCCTGAAGCTATTGGGCAGGATGTCATCGGCGAGTGTCGCCCCGACCGATGTCACCGTGATCACTGCCCTTTCTGCGTGCTCCCAAATGAAGGATCTTTGCTTGGGAAAGCAGATGCATGGGTGTGTTCACAAAAGGACCATGCAATTTGAAAAGGAGATCAAATTGTGCACTGCTCTCGTCGACATGTACGCCAGATGTGGTCGCTTAGAGCCGGCGAAACAAGTGTTTGACGAGATGAGAGCTAAAGATGTTGGCGTTTGGAATGCTCTTTTAGGTGGGTATGTTCATAATGGCTGCTTCATCAAAGCTCTGCAATTTTACGTGGAACTGCAGGAATCGGGGCTTACGCCCGACGAGCCAACGCTGGTCAGTGCGCTGAGCGCTTGCGGCCACGCAGGCATGCTTGATCTTGGCAAAAGCATCCACTTCTACATCGAAGAAAGATTCCCTCGTTTCGATGTGGTTCTGGGTACAGCTCTAATCGAAATGTACTCCAAATGTGGGTGCATCGAGGGGTCGCAAGAAGTGTTCGACAAGATGGCGAAGAAAGATGCCGTGGCTTGGAGTTCGATGATCCGTTGTCTTGCGGTGCACGGGCACACCAGACACGCACTGGCGCTGTTTGTTTCGATGCAGGGGTCGGACGTGAGGCCGGACGGTGTCACCTTCGTGGCTGTTCTGTGTGCATGTAGCCATGCCGGGTTGGTCGAAGAGGGGCTGGGCTACTTCAAGTCCATGCAGCGAGACTTCGGCATCGTCCCTCGAGTCGAGCACTATGGTTGCGTGATCGACCTTTTGAGCAGGGCCGGCAGACCAAGGGAAGCTCTCCAGTTGATGTGCTCCATCGAGGGGAAGGTGAACGCAGTAGTTTGGAGGAGTCTTCTCAGCGCTTGCAGGGTGAACTTGGACGTCGAACTTGCGGAGATTGTAGTGCGGAACTTGATGGAGCTGCGGTCGGATCACTGTGGGGACTACGTACTCCTGTCGAACACGTACGCGGCGAAGAGGATGTGGGATGATGCGAGGAGAGTGAGGAGGGAGATGAAGGAACGACAGATAAGGAAGAACCCCGCATTTAGTTTAATTGGCTCAAGCTGCTGA